The Pontibacter pudoricolor genome contains a region encoding:
- a CDS encoding (Fe-S)-binding protein — protein sequence MAEMAANGQEPEVLFWVGCAGSFDDRYKRVTRAFVQILEHVGVKYAVLGTEESCTGDPAKRAGNEFLFQMQALTNIEVLNGYNIKKIVTACPHCFNTIKNEYPDLGGNYEVIHHSTFLQQLINDGKVHVQGGEAFKGKRITYHDSCYLGRANDIYEAPRDVLAALDADLVEMKRSRANGLCCGAGGAQMFKEAEPGRKEINIERTEEALATLGAEGVIATACPFCMVMMNDGVKNKEQEQNVKVFDIAELIAQAEGLTK from the coding sequence ATGGCCGAGATGGCTGCGAATGGTCAGGAACCGGAAGTACTGTTTTGGGTTGGCTGTGCCGGCTCTTTCGATGATCGTTATAAAAGAGTAACCCGCGCGTTTGTACAGATACTGGAACATGTGGGCGTAAAATATGCTGTATTAGGTACCGAAGAAAGCTGCACCGGCGACCCGGCCAAGCGTGCCGGTAACGAGTTCCTGTTCCAGATGCAGGCGCTAACCAACATCGAAGTACTGAACGGGTACAACATTAAAAAAATAGTAACAGCCTGCCCGCATTGCTTTAACACCATCAAAAACGAATACCCAGACCTGGGCGGTAACTATGAAGTTATTCACCACTCTACGTTCCTGCAGCAACTAATTAACGATGGTAAAGTACATGTGCAGGGGGGAGAAGCCTTCAAAGGCAAGCGCATTACGTATCATGATTCCTGCTATTTAGGCAGAGCCAACGACATTTACGAAGCGCCGCGCGATGTGCTGGCCGCTCTGGATGCTGACCTGGTTGAAATGAAGCGTAGCCGCGCGAATGGTTTATGCTGCGGTGCCGGTGGTGCCCAGATGTTTAAAGAAGCAGAGCCAGGCCGTAAAGAGATCAACATCGAAAGAACCGAAGAAGCCCTGGCTACTTTAGGAGCAGAAGGTGTAATTGCTACAGCATGCCCGTTTTGCATGGTAATGATGAACGATGGCGTGAAGAACAAGGAGCAGGAACAAAACGTAAAAGTGTTCGACATCGCTGAGCTAATCGCACAAGCCGAAGGACTTACTAAATAA
- a CDS encoding (Fe-S)-binding protein, which translates to MIGISNIIFLIVAAIGIGLFVWQIRKIRKNVLMGRDLVLEDNPSERINKTLLVAFGQQKMFKRMLPAILHLFVYVGFLVINIEVLEILIDGIFGTHRVLGFMGPFYDGLMAVNEVLAALVIVACAIFLWRRNVTKVPRLATGVEMRAWPKMDANIILMIEIILMFALFAFNIADLKLAELKGHELAGAFPVSSMFVNAFGADAGMLATIASVGWWIHIIGILAFMNYLPSSKHFHIIMAFPNVYFSKLVPKGKMTTNPAITHEIKAMLDPSYQPPAPEVDAEGNPVIQRFGAKDIEDLTWKQMMDAYTCTECGRCTSVCPANITGKLLSPRKIIMDTRDRMEEKGEHPAIFKPNHYKEMGVERVETTEEKTLLRGYITPEELWACTTCNACVESCPVNIDQLSTIMDLRRYLVLEESAAPASLNAMFTNIENNGAPWAFPASDRFNWADELYLPSKN; encoded by the coding sequence GTGATAGGAATTTCAAACATTATCTTCCTGATTGTGGCAGCCATAGGCATTGGCCTGTTTGTGTGGCAGATCCGCAAAATTCGTAAAAACGTGCTCATGGGCCGCGACCTCGTACTGGAGGACAACCCATCGGAGCGTATCAATAAAACATTGCTGGTTGCTTTCGGGCAGCAGAAAATGTTCAAGCGCATGTTGCCGGCTATCCTACACCTTTTTGTGTATGTAGGCTTCCTGGTAATCAACATCGAAGTGCTCGAGATCCTGATCGATGGTATTTTTGGTACGCACCGTGTGCTGGGCTTTATGGGGCCGTTCTACGATGGCCTGATGGCAGTGAACGAGGTACTGGCGGCGCTGGTAATTGTGGCCTGTGCTATCTTCCTTTGGAGACGTAACGTTACAAAAGTGCCTCGCCTGGCAACCGGCGTCGAGATGCGTGCATGGCCTAAAATGGATGCCAACATTATCCTGATGATCGAGATCATCCTGATGTTTGCCCTTTTCGCCTTCAACATTGCTGACCTGAAATTAGCTGAATTAAAAGGCCACGAACTGGCAGGCGCTTTCCCGGTGAGCAGCATGTTTGTAAATGCCTTCGGCGCTGATGCCGGCATGCTGGCAACTATAGCAAGTGTTGGCTGGTGGATCCACATTATCGGTATCCTGGCTTTTATGAACTACCTGCCTAGCTCCAAGCACTTCCACATCATCATGGCTTTCCCGAATGTGTACTTCTCAAAGCTGGTGCCAAAGGGCAAGATGACAACCAACCCGGCTATTACGCATGAAATCAAAGCCATGCTGGACCCAAGTTACCAGCCGCCTGCGCCGGAAGTAGATGCAGAAGGCAACCCGGTAATTCAGCGCTTCGGAGCAAAAGACATAGAAGACCTGACCTGGAAACAGATGATGGATGCTTACACCTGTACCGAATGTGGTCGTTGTACATCGGTTTGTCCGGCCAACATTACAGGCAAGCTGCTCTCTCCACGTAAGATCATTATGGATACCCGCGACCGTATGGAGGAAAAAGGAGAGCATCCAGCTATCTTCAAACCAAACCATTACAAAGAGATGGGCGTGGAGCGTGTGGAGACGACAGAAGAGAAGACGTTGCTTCGTGGCTACATTACCCCGGAAGAACTATGGGCCTGCACCACTTGTAACGCCTGCGTAGAATCCTGCCCGGTAAACATCGACCAGCTTTCCACAATCATGGACTTGCGTCGCTACCTGGTACTGGAAGAGTCTGCTGCGCCTGCATCGCTTAACGCTATGTTCACTAACATAGAGAACAACGGTGCACCGTGGGCATTCCCGGCATCCGACCGCTTTAACTGGGCCGATGAACTATACCTGCCAAGTAAAAATTAA